Proteins encoded within one genomic window of Hermetia illucens chromosome 2, iHerIll2.2.curated.20191125, whole genome shotgun sequence:
- the LOC119648914 gene encoding uncharacterized protein LOC119648914, protein MNLKFVVLCVCLAVVSAVNIPAVDDLREAFETEDSLYIPISDVEAEQLRLPRSSHIPRKRLPQLEEDTASDDWETEQLRLPRSIPNIEYHHQHHHKHKRPHRSLDEAFETEDAYYIPMSDEEVDSLRLPRSLDELQKTIESEGLIDNVESGRAKRQIFAQGGGSPGKGYDIYAQGRAKLWESQNQRNSLHGTASYSQHLGGPYGNSRPNVGGGLTFTHRF, encoded by the exons ATGAATCTAAAGTTTGTTGTTCTTTGCGTATGCCTGGCAGTCGTATCAGCTGTTAATATACCAGCTGTAGACGATCTCCGCGAGGCGTTTGAAACTGAAGACTCTCTCTATATTCCTATCTCCGACGTAGAAGCCGAACAACTAAGACTGCCAAGAAGCTCCCACATACCCCGGAAGAGGCTACCCCAGCTTGAGGAAGATACA GCAAGCGATGATTGGGAAACCGAGCAGCTGAGGCTACCAAGAAGTATTCCAAACATTGAATATCATCACCAGCATCATCATAAACATAAGCGGCCACACCGTAGTCTAGATGAAGCTTTTGAAACTGAAGATGCCTATTACATCCCAATGTCAGATGAAGAGGTTGATTCACTTCGACTTCCAAGGAGTTTGGATGAACTACAAAAAACAATTGAATCGGAAGGTCTCATCGACAATGTAGAATCCGGTCGTGCCAAACGACAGATCTTTGCACAAGGTGGAGGAAGTCCAGGAAAAGGATATGACATCTATGCCCAAGGACGAGCAAAATTATGggagagtcaaaaccaacgaaaTAGCCTTCATGGAACAGCTTCTTATAGTCAACATTTAGGTGGCCCATATGGTAACAGTCGGCCAAATGTAGGCGGTGGATTAACTTTCACACATCGTTTTTGA